CGAGCGGATCGTCTGGGTTGGGTGCGCTCAGCAGTGCCTGGATCGACAACAGCACGGTACGAATCTGCAGTGCTGGGCTCCACTTATCCTTAAGAATGTCTAGACAGATCCGTCCCAGACGATCGATGTTTGGATGATAGATCTTTGTTATGAAACGCACTTTTGGTGCCGACATCGGATAATCTTCGGGTAGGAACAGCTCTAGCTTAAACAGACCGCCCTCGAACGGTGAATCCTCGGGACCGAACACGATGACATGAAAGTAACGGGCATTCTGTTCGTCCGGTATGGCACTGATACCGGGGACGGGTTCCTGCATCAGACGCTGCGTTTCTTTGATTATTCTACGGGGTAGAGCAGCCATATTTGTTTaagttcccttttttccacgtTCACGCAAGACCTCGTCGGCAGCAAAACACACGGGAAATACGGTACTTTCGGGTGCTAATGTATGCGCACGTGTATCTGTGCCAGTCAGCAGTACGATTTCCGATATTTCTTCCACTCACAAACTATCTTTCGCTTACTGCGTTAATCCCGGCCTGGTACGCCTCCTAGacgagcgagcgagcgagcaATTTGACAGTGGGCAACTGCGAAAGGCTTCCGTGCGCTGTCAGTGGGTGCTGCACGCAATTTCTTTGCAAGCACTACGTTAGCCGCTGGAATCGTTCTTTTAGCGCTTGTTCTATTGGAAGTGTAGTCCCTACGACTACAGCTAACAGGAACTAGACGGCGGAAAACTGCGTAGAATTACGACCAACCTTTCTGTTTCCGTCACAAACGAAGTGGGACGCAACATTCACGAAATCGATAAAATGACAATTTTCAACGCAAGAGTCGGAACCATAGTTCTCTATCGTAAAGAATGAGATGACTCCGTTCCGTTTGGATTGTGCGGAATAGCTGGCCCAAACGGCAAAAACGCTTCACGTTCGTAGGCGTCGTTTCATCGATTTGAACATTTCACATTTACAGAACCCGATTGACTCTATTGtccaattttacatttattatcTCATTTATATTTACATTCTCAACAAGCGAAAGATGTTAAAAAATTACAGAAACACgaaattttcatgtttgtttttctcaattgttttaaaaaattaaaaattaatatatgCATTTGACACACAAATTATGAATCTTATCATTCTCAACAATATAATTCATCACAAACTTTTCTTCAatccaaaaaataaactcaatTTCCAAATTTAATGTTGTAACATATAGCgtcaattaaaacaatttccctaGTGAAAAGCGTAGCTACGCATTATAGGTTCGTATAGGATGAATTATTTTGCTTACAAGTTAAAAATGAGGGATTACCAGGCGATACAGCCGCTTCTTAGTCTTGGACTGTTGTAGGAATGCTCTTAAACGGTCACGATAGAGCGACGCTGTCTACCAATCCATTATGCGGTCCGGTGATGTATCGAAGCAACGAAGCCGGTTTTTACAcaacaggaccgggtatcaaatctcatttaacttttttttatatctatgCACTCCATAATCAAGAAAATGTCTTATAAACACTGGATCAGAGATTCAACATTCCTATCACGCGTCGTCTACCGACCCTTTTAaagatctttttttaaataatgtcgACTTTATATCGACTTTCGAATGTcgaagcgttttaagcgtttgttttgtgttttgcacaATCAGTATCCGTTTGTCCAACCTTGCCGTGCGAAAATGTCACAACAATCGATGTCAGCTGATTTAATCTATTTGGGCAATAGAGGTAAACAACGAACCTTCTCCATCATCTGCGTAATAATGGGCAGTTAGGAAGAATTGTGCCGTTTTGGAGAGCACATTAGTagtaagaaaggaaaaatccaAGAATATGGCAGCATTACTATCGGCTACCCGTCATGGAGCGATATTTCGTCCAACGGTACCAAACGTGTGGCTTCTATCTTGGCTAGTCAGCTATCAGCGGAAAAGCACCAACATCAGTGCAGTTGATTCCTTTATCAGCGAGCtcatggaaaacaaaaagctcaAGTGGAAAGTTTTAAATAGTCGACATCGCAATGGTAAAACGAAATCGGCTTCACAAATTGCCGATTATGAATTGGCAACAAATGGGCATATTCCTACCAACACGATACTAAGCTCCTCGTTTCGCCTCAGTGAACTGTACAATGAGCTTACGAATAACCCACTAGTCGTTAACATTAGCCAGATGAAGGTATCCCAAGTGGACCATTTGCTCGGGACAGCACTGAATGAACAGAACGCGGAGGACGTGAAACTTCTACTAGCACAAGTATTAGAATACGAAAAACTACCTTCTCTGCCGGTATTGAACGCCGCTCTTAAATATTTGTCGCACCAGACACAAATGGAAACGATAGAACAATTGGCAGCGCTCTACTCGCAGCTTCATCCGGACCAGAAGAGAACGGCAATCGGCAGATTCGAGCAATATAAAGCGCTATGTCAATGGAAGCTGGGAAATACGCTGAAATCCCTGGAAGCTTTCCGCGCCATTATGGCCGACTGTAACGAGGAACAGTTGCTAACCGTTGATCATATATTGCTAGAAATGATCGATGAAACGATCGGCAGGAAGAGTGAAGCTGTTTTGCTTGCTGTAATACACCTTTCCGAATATTGTTTAATTGAACTGCATCACGATTTTCCTATTTGTTACGTGTGGGAAAAGAGTTTCTTGAGTGCGTGGCACAGCGACCAAGAGGCAGCCAAAACGTTGTTCGACCGGCACGGTGCCCTCAGAGAAGCCGTCAGTCATAGGTATGTAAATAGCTTCTATTTAAGGAACGTTATCCAATGACTACAACAATCGATTCTGCAGGACTATAAACCT
The DNA window shown above is from Anopheles funestus chromosome 3RL, idAnoFuneDA-416_04, whole genome shotgun sequence and carries:
- the LOC125771912 gene encoding ubiquitin-conjugating enzyme E2 N, yielding MAALPRRIIKETQRLMQEPVPGISAIPDEQNARYFHVIVFGPEDSPFEGGLFKLELFLPEDYPMSAPKVRFITKIYHPNIDRLGRICLDILKDKWSPALQIRTVLLSIQALLSAPNPDDPLANDVAELWKVNEAEAIRNAKEWTQRYANVDN
- the LOC125771887 gene encoding uncharacterized protein LOC125771887, encoding MAALLSATRHGAIFRPTVPNVWLLSWLVSYQRKSTNISAVDSFISELMENKKLKWKVLNSRHRNGKTKSASQIADYELATNGHIPTNTILSSSFRLSELYNELTNNPLVVNISQMKVSQVDHLLGTALNEQNAEDVKLLLAQVLEYEKLPSLPVLNAALKYLSHQTQMETIEQLAALYSQLHPDQKRTAIGRFEQYKALCQWKLGNTLKSLEAFRAIMADCNEEQLLTVDHILLEMIDETIGRKSEAVLLAVIHLSEYCLIELHHDFPICYVWEKSFLSAWHSDQEAAKTLFDRHGALREAVSHRTINLCYKLLYDNNVEKVYQLIELFLKHDMKAECKSMLIRLFEYQYWRKNLRGCSEIMQNAIDLNISLPEMCNRHLLELLLGRTTTGLEQREASKQSKNLKSNKYELKF